A genomic segment from Janthinobacterium sp. 64 encodes:
- a CDS encoding tetratricopeptide repeat protein — protein MQLPASLAHITTEQDWQHTTAYPPLGFIPFAEGALGNGDTFGLYWPIGREASEPIVVETWHDEWRLQPHFSSLAAFLQAHAAAEDEYVGTPSLADDPASPRAAFLEAREQIAQRNPAAAIALLEAALAIVPEYTDALVLLHGQYVRAGRIDAAVRVAIQATISPPSFGGPPLKALQWLRTQAVPDGEPDPIWRTCGQFSFHFGGSKENGDYPVLRAAIDTYLEQGKHVAASTLMQTYAELMSAETVSFQERYAFEPAAYIARQIAVSAQLPQGSRDPAMLWSGGLA, from the coding sequence ATGCAATTACCCGCAAGCCTCGCCCATATCACGACGGAACAAGACTGGCAACATACGACAGCGTATCCACCGCTCGGATTTATCCCGTTTGCCGAAGGCGCGCTGGGCAATGGCGACACCTTCGGCCTGTACTGGCCCATCGGGCGCGAAGCGAGCGAGCCCATCGTCGTCGAGACCTGGCACGACGAGTGGCGCCTCCAGCCGCACTTTTCCAGCCTGGCGGCCTTCCTGCAAGCCCACGCGGCAGCGGAAGACGAGTATGTCGGCACGCCATCGCTGGCCGACGACCCCGCCTCGCCGCGCGCCGCCTTCCTGGAAGCCAGGGAACAGATCGCGCAGCGCAACCCAGCGGCGGCCATCGCCCTGCTGGAAGCGGCGCTGGCCATCGTGCCCGAATATACGGACGCGCTGGTGCTGCTGCATGGCCAGTATGTGCGTGCGGGAAGAATCGATGCCGCCGTCAGGGTGGCCATCCAGGCCACCATCTCGCCGCCGTCCTTTGGCGGCCCGCCCCTGAAAGCCTTGCAATGGCTGCGCACGCAGGCGGTGCCGGACGGGGAACCTGACCCCATCTGGCGCACCTGCGGGCAGTTTTCGTTCCACTTTGGCGGCAGCAAGGAAAATGGGGATTACCCCGTGCTGCGGGCCGCCATCGACACTTATCTGGAACAAGGCAAGCATGTTGCTGCCTCGACCCTGATGCAGACGTATGCGGAACTGATGAGCGCGGAAACCGTGTCCTTCCAGGAACGCTACGCCTTCGAGCCAGCCGCTTACATTGCGCGGCAAATCGCCGTCAGCGCGCAGCTGCCGCAAGGCAGCCGCGACCCTGCCATGCTATGGTCAGGCGGCCTGGCCTGA
- a CDS encoding YdcF family protein has protein sequence MRKLIVLGSSAVGLFLLATAALVLTGLNDKLASADVIVVPGNTILPDGTPSPRLQARLDAALTQFQKHRAPRILVSGATGKEGFDEAASMARYLLKRGVPAGAIIEDNQGWTTEATARNAAQLMRQHGWQTAMVATQYFHVPRFRLALQRAGISVSGNVHAPYFELRDLYSVPRETVGYAVYFARP, from the coding sequence ATGCGAAAATTAATTGTGCTGGGCTCAAGCGCTGTTGGCTTGTTCCTGCTGGCCACGGCGGCCCTGGTGCTGACGGGCCTGAACGACAAACTGGCCTCCGCCGACGTGATCGTCGTGCCCGGCAACACTATCCTGCCTGACGGCACGCCCAGCCCCCGCCTGCAGGCGCGGCTCGACGCGGCGCTGACACAGTTCCAGAAACACAGGGCGCCGCGCATCCTCGTCAGCGGGGCGACGGGCAAGGAAGGTTTTGACGAGGCCGCGTCCATGGCCCGCTACCTGCTCAAGCGCGGCGTGCCGGCTGGCGCCATCATCGAAGATAATCAAGGCTGGACGACGGAAGCCACGGCGCGCAACGCGGCGCAACTGATGCGCCAGCACGGCTGGCAGACGGCCATGGTCGCCACGCAGTATTTCCACGTGCCCCGCTTCCGCCTGGCGTTGCAACGGGCCGGCATCAGCGTGAGCGGCAACGTGCACGCGCCCTACTTCGAGCTGCGCGACCTGTATTCCGTGCCGCGCGAAACGGTGGGTTATGCCGTGTATTTCGCGCGGCCATAA
- a CDS encoding GlxA family transcriptional regulator — MCIAVIAFDGMTPFHLSVPCLVFGAQTDEADLPPFHVRVCAADPAPLRTAAGFSITPEFGLEGLEGADIVIMPAWHDDCRDAAAPLVAALQAASGRGARMVGLCLGAFPLAQAGLLDGKSAATHWGMADRLAARYPRVRVDREVLYVDDGAVLTSAGVAAGLDCCLYLLRQLAGAEVANRVARRLLVAPHRQGGQAQFIARPLPVSGSEGRFAEVLACVTASLGQAHSIDALAEQAAMSRRNFTRHFRQATGTSFKQWLLNQRLAHAQGMLEKSAASIDVVAQEAGFGTALSLRQHFRANLQTSPSAYRKLFRQQSGQAA; from the coding sequence TTGTGCATCGCCGTGATCGCCTTCGACGGCATGACGCCGTTTCACCTGTCCGTGCCTTGCCTCGTGTTTGGCGCCCAGACGGACGAGGCCGATCTGCCGCCTTTCCACGTGCGCGTGTGCGCCGCCGATCCCGCACCGTTGCGCACGGCGGCCGGCTTTTCCATCACGCCCGAGTTCGGCCTGGAAGGGCTGGAAGGCGCCGATATCGTCATCATGCCGGCCTGGCACGACGATTGCCGCGATGCGGCGGCGCCGCTGGTCGCGGCATTGCAGGCGGCCAGTGGGCGCGGCGCGCGCATGGTGGGCCTGTGCCTGGGCGCGTTTCCGCTGGCGCAGGCAGGCTTGTTGGATGGCAAGAGCGCGGCCACGCACTGGGGCATGGCGGACCGGCTGGCGGCCCGCTATCCCAGGGTCAGGGTGGACCGGGAAGTGCTGTACGTGGACGATGGCGCCGTGCTGACGTCGGCCGGCGTGGCGGCCGGCCTCGATTGCTGTCTGTACCTGCTGCGCCAGCTGGCGGGCGCCGAGGTGGCGAACCGCGTGGCGCGCCGCCTGCTGGTGGCGCCGCACCGCCAGGGCGGGCAGGCGCAATTCATCGCGCGTCCCTTGCCCGTGTCCGGCAGCGAAGGGCGCTTTGCCGAGGTGCTGGCCTGCGTGACGGCCAGCCTGGGCCAGGCGCACAGCATCGACGCACTGGCCGAACAGGCCGCCATGAGCCGGCGCAACTTTACGCGCCATTTCCGCCAGGCCACGGGTACGTCCTTCAAGCAATGGCTGCTGAACCAGCGTCTTGCGCATGCGCAAGGCATGCTGGAAAAGAGCGCGGCCTCGATCGATGTCGTGGCGCAAGAGGCCGGTTTCGGCACGGCGTTGTCGCTGCGCCAGCATTTCCGGGCCAACTTGCAGACGTCGCCGTCGGCGTATCGCAAGCTGTTCCGGCAGCAGTCAGGCCAGGCCGCCTGA
- a CDS encoding cysteine hydrolase family protein: MSNTTAPRRALLVIDVQNEYFTGDMPIEYPSVDISLPNIVTAMAAARAAGVPVIVVQHDAPEASPIFARGSDGWQLHPQVASFAADHRINKSMGSAFAGTDLRAWLDSHGIDTLTVIGYMTHNCDAATIYHAAHDGLQVEFLQDATGTLPYANAGGTASAEEIHRVFCAVFHSNFAAVASTQDWIEAVREGKPLEIDNIYLSNQRARKAQAN, encoded by the coding sequence ATGTCCAACACTACCGCCCCGCGCCGCGCCTTGCTCGTCATCGATGTACAAAACGAATACTTCACGGGCGACATGCCCATCGAATATCCATCCGTCGACATTTCCCTGCCGAACATCGTCACCGCCATGGCCGCCGCCCGCGCCGCCGGCGTGCCCGTGATCGTCGTCCAGCACGACGCGCCGGAAGCCTCGCCCATCTTCGCCAGGGGCAGCGACGGCTGGCAGTTGCATCCGCAAGTGGCGTCCTTTGCCGCCGACCACCGCATCAACAAAAGCATGGGCAGCGCCTTTGCGGGCACGGACTTGCGCGCCTGGCTCGATAGCCACGGTATCGACACCCTGACGGTGATCGGCTACATGACGCACAACTGCGACGCGGCCACCATCTACCACGCCGCGCACGACGGCTTGCAAGTCGAGTTCCTGCAAGACGCCACCGGCACCCTGCCCTACGCCAACGCGGGCGGCACGGCCAGCGCCGAGGAAATCCACCGCGTCTTTTGCGCCGTCTTCCACTCGAACTTCGCCGCCGTCGCCAGCACGCAGGACTGGATCGAGGCAGTACGCGAAGGCAAGCCTCTGGAAATAGACAATATTTATCTGTCGAACCAGCGCGCGCGCAAGGCGCAGGCGAACTGA
- a CDS encoding Lrp/AsnC ligand binding domain-containing protein: MRILKESARGLDKLDRHILRILQQDGRISMKDLGEQVGLSITPCIERVKRMERDGVITGYHAKVNPAALGAKLLVFVEITLNQKSASAFEQFRREVLQIPEVQECHLVSGDFDYLIKARIHEMAEYRKLLGDMLLQLPGAAQSKSYVVMEEIKETLALSTDVLQSR, from the coding sequence ATGAGAATCCTTAAAGAATCGGCACGTGGCCTCGACAAGCTGGATCGCCACATCCTGCGCATCCTGCAACAGGATGGCCGCATCTCGATGAAAGACCTCGGTGAACAGGTGGGACTGTCGATCACGCCCTGCATCGAGCGGGTCAAGCGCATGGAGCGCGACGGCGTCATCACGGGCTACCATGCCAAGGTGAACCCGGCCGCGCTGGGCGCCAAGCTGCTCGTCTTTGTAGAGATTACTCTCAATCAAAAGTCGGCGTCCGCCTTCGAACAATTCCGCCGCGAAGTGTTGCAAATTCCCGAAGTGCAGGAATGCCACCTGGTATCGGGCGACTTCGATTACCTGATCAAGGCGCGCATCCATGAAATGGCCGAGTACCGCAAACTGCTGGGCGACATGCTGCTGCAGCTGCCCGGCGCCGCGCAATCGAAAAGCTATGTGGTGATGGAAGAAATCAAGGAAACCCTGGCGCTCTCGACCGACGTATTGCAGAGCCGCTAA
- a CDS encoding viperin family antiviral radical SAM protein, which yields MSLTPTMSVRELVVNWHVTEVCNYGCRYCYAKWDDGGSTQELIHDGAAIKALVEEVGRFFKPGNSGNPLWAGMHWTSLRLNLAGGEPLLYAEKALDVIRHARRLGLETSIISNGSRLTPALMQVLAPHLAILGLSLDSSEAKTNLDIGRVDRQLRTLSRPDWVDMIALGRQINPLLRLKINTVVNALNWQEDMSNLIGTLAPEKWKILRMLPKITDDLALSDAQFDTFVRRHAHLDHCVRVEDNADMTESYLMIDPYGRFFQNIPGEKGYRYSDSILDVGAARAFSQINVSATKFCSRYTGELADLKV from the coding sequence GTGAGCCTTACCCCCACCATGTCCGTACGCGAACTCGTCGTCAATTGGCATGTTACCGAAGTGTGTAATTATGGCTGCCGCTATTGCTATGCAAAGTGGGACGATGGCGGTTCGACGCAGGAGTTGATACACGATGGCGCCGCCATCAAGGCATTGGTCGAGGAAGTGGGACGTTTTTTTAAACCTGGTAATTCCGGCAACCCGCTGTGGGCCGGCATGCATTGGACATCGCTGCGGCTCAATCTCGCTGGCGGGGAACCGCTGCTGTATGCCGAGAAAGCGCTGGACGTCATCCGGCATGCCCGGCGATTGGGTCTTGAGACCTCCATTATCAGTAATGGCAGTCGTCTGACGCCTGCCTTGATGCAAGTGCTGGCGCCCCATCTTGCCATATTGGGGCTGAGCCTGGACTCCTCGGAAGCGAAGACTAATCTGGATATCGGACGAGTTGACCGCCAGCTGCGCACGCTGTCGAGGCCTGATTGGGTTGACATGATTGCTTTGGGCCGGCAGATCAATCCCCTGCTTCGGCTAAAGATCAATACTGTCGTCAACGCATTGAACTGGCAAGAAGACATGAGCAACTTGATTGGCACTCTGGCGCCGGAGAAATGGAAAATCCTGCGCATGCTACCCAAAATTACGGATGACCTGGCCTTGTCTGACGCGCAATTTGACACCTTTGTCCGGCGCCATGCCCACCTTGATCATTGCGTCCGTGTGGAGGATAACGCCGACATGACCGAGTCCTATTTGATGATAGACCCCTATGGCCGCTTCTTTCAGAACATACCTGGGGAAAAAGGCTATCGATATAGCGATTCCATTCTCGACGTCGGTGCCGCCAGGGCATTTTCCCAGATCAATGTGTCGGCGACGAAGTTTTGTTCCCGCTACACAGGCGAGTTGGCTGATCTGAAAGTATGA